The Kribbella shirazensis genomic interval ACCGTCTACTACGCGACCCTGCTCCGTCACCTCGGGTGTACTGCGACCGCCCACGAGGAGGCGCACCTGATGGGTCCACGTGCCGGGGAGCTGCGTCCGCAGGCGGAGCAGACAGACACCGCCAGCTTTGGCGAGTCACTGGCTCTGCTGCGTCAGGTGGGTCGTGGGACCGGTGTTCGACGACTGCAGTACGTCGCTCGCACCCTGAAGGCCGGTGACGACGACATACTGCGGGCGATCTGCGAGGTGGGCAGCATGCTCGCCGAGCGACTCGCACTGGGCCCGGCTGTTGTCGAGGCCCTCTACCAGAACCTGGAGCGCTGGGACGGCAAAGGCAGGCCGAGAGGGCTCGTAGGGGGCGAGATCGCCATCGCCACGCGCATCGCCGAAGTCGCCACGCAGGCGGTGATCTACCTCGACGGCGCCAAGCTCCGGCAGCGGCAGGGCAGCTGGCTGGACCCTGAGGTCGTTGCCGCGTACGACGACTCGCTCGTCGCGGACCTGGACGACATCGACGTCTGGGAGGCGGTGGTCGACGCCGAGCCGCAGCCATGGCGCCGGGTGGCGGATCTGGACGAGCTGGCCAGGACGTTCGCGTACTTCGTGGACCTGAAGTCGCCGTACTTGTTCGGCCATTCCACCGGCGTCGCTGCGCTGGCTGACCAGGCTGCGGGTCTGCTGGGGGTGAGCGACGACGAACGCGCCGCACTGCGCCGTGCGGCGCTTCTGCACGACCTGGGACGGGTTGGCGTGCCTACAGCGGTGTGGGAGCGGCCGGGGCCGTTGCGGCGGTCCGACTGGGAGCAGGTGCGGTTGCACCCCTACCAGTCGGGGCGGATCCTCGGGCGGTCCGCAGTACTGCAGCCGATCGCGGCACTGGCTGCTGCTCATCACGAGAAGCTCGACGGGTCCGGGTACCCGCGGCAGGTCAATGGGACTGAGCTGTCGACCGCTGCGCGGCTGCTGGCTGCGGCTGACTGCTACCAGGCGCTGACCGAGGACCGTCCGCACAGGTCGGCGCACTCGCCGGTTGGTGCTGCGGAGATTCTGCTGGGACAGGTGACGGCCGGGCGATTGGACGCCGAGTGTGTGAAGGCAGTGCTGGCGGTGGCCGGGCAACAGGTGCCCGGCCACCGCCTGACTCGACCTGCCGGTCTCACCGAGCGAGAGGTCGAGGTACTGCGTCTGGTCGCTCGCGGGGCGTCCAACGCGGACGTTGCGCGCGAGCTGGTCGTGTCACGCCGTACTGCGGAGCATCACGTGCAGCACATCTACGGCAAGATCGGTGTGTCGACCCGAGCCGGTGCCGCGCTGTTCGCCATGCAGCACGGGTTGTTCACACCGTGACGAGCTTCTCGAAGAAGAACTCGTGCTTGAGGAACGACACGTCGTACTCGTGGCCCGGGTACGGCGGGTTCAGCTGCGACGCCTGGAAGAGACGCCAGCCGTCCTTGAGCGCGTCCAGCCCGGTCGCGTACGGCGGCACGTCGCTGTCACCTGTGGTGGGGTGAGTCGCACCAGTGCCGTCGTACTCCGACCAACCGACCACGCGGGCGTCCAGCGCGGAGGAGGCCAGGTAGAGCACCAGCACCTGCTGGCGGAGGCCGGTTTGCTGCGGGGTCTCGACAGTGGCGGTCATACCATCTCCTTCTTGCCCGTGGCGTGCTTGGCGTGCGGGTTGTTGACGCGCTGGGCGACAACCCGTTGCGGGCGGTTCTCAACGCGGGTGACCCAGTAGTTCGGGTCGTAGGTGTCGTCGCCGGTGAGGGCCTGCCACAGCTTGATGCGGTTGTAGCGCTCCAGCCGGCCGGTGGCGTTCTCGTACCACGGGAAGCCCTGCTCCAGCTCCGCCGCGACCTGTTCGTCGTACAGGTCGTCGGTGTTCCAGAGCCGGACCTGGCGGACGGTCGGGTTGAAGCGGATCTTGAACATGTAGCGGTCGAGGTCGCTGTCGTTCTTGCGGCCGCCGTGCCAGATGCCGTGGTGCAGGAACTGCACGGTGCCGGCGGGGCAGACCAGGCGGGTCTGGCCGAGCAGGTTCTGGTACCGGCCGGTGTCCGACTCGTTGGTGCGGCGCAGGTGGCTGCCGGGAACGCTGAGCGTGCCGCCCATCTCGAGCGTCACGTCCTGCGGGTAGTACATGAGTTGTACGTCGAACGCGTCGGTGCGGACGTCGATGATCGCGTCACCGTGCAGGTTCTGCGCCTCGCCCTCGTGCGCCTTGCGGATGTGGACCGCGTGGTGGTCGACGGTCGGCTCGGGCCCGACCAGGCTGTGGATCGCGCCCGCCACCTCCGGCAACTGCACGAGCCGCTGGACGAAATCGCTGTCCGTGAACGCCTCCGACAGCGGGGTGCCGTACGGAACGCCCGGAATGCCGTTGTTCAGAACCTCGATCGCCTGCTGGTTCATGTCGTCCGGTACGACGGCGTCCATCCGGAGCGAACCGGTGGCGACGAAATGTGCCACCTGGACCGAGGTGAGCAGGTGCTTGCGATGCGGATGGGGCATGGAGACTCCCATGGTGGGGTAGTGGTTGCTACTCCACCAGGCTAGGTTCGATCAACGCTCCACCGCGTGGGTTGTGATCACCACTGCTGGTAAATTCTCACCATGCTTGAGTTGCATCTCGCGCAACCGCCGGAGGTGGTGAACGTCGGCGCCGGGATCCACGGAGTGCGCGGACGGCGGGACGTGTTCCGGCTGCCGGACCTCTGGCAGCTGCACCTGTACAACTACTCGGCCGACCTGACCCTGCTGGGTACAACGTATTCCGTGGCGCCGGGACACGTTTCCCTGACGCCCGCCGGCACCCAGGTGCAGTTCGACTACCGCGGACGGTCCGAGCACCTGTACGCGCATTTCCGGCCGGTCGTCACGGGCGATCCGTCGTACGTCCCGGTCGTACAGGACGCCGGTGAGGCCGCGCCGCTGCTGTCCGGACTGCTGCGTGCGGCGATCGAGTCGTCCCCCTCGGGCGGGGCACGTACCACCGCGGAGGTGTGGACCGCGCTCTGGCGGATCGCCGAACTGACACCGGCCACCACCGAGACCGGTCACCCGGCCGTCGCCACGGCGATCGCCTACATCGAGGCCAACCTCGCCCAGCCGCTCACCGTCCCCGGCCTGGCCCGCGTGGCCGGCGTCTCCCACAACCACCTGACCCGGCTGTTCCGGCAGGAAACCGGCTCGACCGTGATCGCCTACATCCGCCGGCGCCGCGTCACCCGCGCCCGCCACCTGCTCACGTCCTCGACCCTGTCCATCCCCGCCATCGCCGCCTCGGTCGGAATACCCGACCTGCAGGCCTTCAACAAGACCTGCCGCCGGGAACTGGGCACGTCTCCCCGCGCCGTCCGCCAATCAACCTCGGCCCCGCCGCCCTGATCCCTTCGCTGAGAGTGATCGCTCGACGTCTTGAACCCGGCCCGATCTCCTGTCACAGTTCACGAATTCGCGGACAGGGGGTCCGCATGGGGGATGGGGGAAACACCATGAACAGATTGCTTCGCCGTGCGCTCATGACCGGAGCAGGCGCGGTCGCGGCCCTGGCACTCGCGGCAGGTCCGGCCAGCGCGCACTTCTGTTTCAAGACCAACCTGAACGCCAGAGCGGCGCAAGGGATGTCGGGATCGGCCAACTGGGTGCCGTTCAGCGCCCTCGCGGCCGAGTTCCTGCCGGGGCTGTGCGACGCGGGTATCGCCCACCTGGCCACGGCCGCCGGGGCGACTCCGAGCACACTGATCAACACGCACGGAACCATGGCCGGAGGCACCCTGAAGAAGGGCGCCGACAGCGGCACACCGTCGATCTCGCACCTCGACTTCGAGGCGCTCGACGCCGCGGTCCCCGACGCCTTCGCACTCTGCGCCGGCTAGTCCGCACCACCGCCGCAGCCCCGGTCCGTCATCGACGACCGGGGCTGCTCGGCGGTCTGGGCTGTCTCGGCGATCGGCGCCGGTCGGGACTGCTCTACGTCAGGCCGAGCGGGTGAGTGGGAACGCCGTCGCCACGGCGGCCGTGCGGCTGGTGACACCCAGCCGTTGGTAGATGTTCTCCAGGTGCTTCCGAACGGTGCCTTCGGCAACAAACAGCCGGCGCGCGATCTGGGTGTTGCTGTGCCCTTCGGCCACCAGCCGCAGGAGCTGCAACTGCCGGCTGGTCAGGTCCGGTATCCCGGCCCGCCGCCGCCCGAGGTCGCGGTGCACCTCGATCAGATGCGGCCGGAGCATCCGCAGCAGCAGCCGCTCGCGTTCGCTGAAATCAGGCCCGGGACCGCGGAACAGCATCAGCCGCCGGTCCTCCGCCCCGGTCGCAGGGAACGGTACGGTGATCTCGCTGCGCATTCCGATCACCCGGAACCACTCGCCGGCCGACGATCGCGCCAGCTGCCGCGCGGACAGGTAGTCCGAGACCTTCCAGACGCTCTGGTCGTCGCCGGTGCGTTGGGGCCGACTGCACACGTCGTGCTCCCAGTAGGACCGCCAGAACAGGTCCTCCCAGCCCTCACCGGGATCGACGTCCTGCTCGTGCGCCTCCTCGTACGCGACGAACTCCCGGTCCACCGGGCGACTCACCTGGAACGTCGCATCGTCGGCCGGGATCAGCTCGCGGAGCGCCTGCAGCAGCGCACGCGGATACACCTCGTCGGGTCCGGCCTGTTGTCCCCGGTCGATCACGTCGAACATCCGGCGCAGGTCGCGTTCGGTGACGGTCAACTGCTCCACCATGGCTGAGATCTCCCTCCCCCTGCGCCCAGGCTAAGCCCGCTGAGCCGCCCTGCGAATACGTCGAACTGCGTATGGCTGCCGGCGGTCCGCCGCGGCGATGGTTGCCGGAAAGATCCACACTCGGGGAGGAACTCCATGAAACCGTTGTCCCGACTGGCAGGTCTGTCGACCGCACTGCTGGTCACCGTCGTCGCACTGTCCGGCACGGCGCACGCGAAGCTGCCTTCGCCCGATCCGGAAACCGTTTCGCCGGTCGCGTTCGAGGCTCCGCCGTCGACCGTCGTGATCGAGTCAGGTCTGTCGGTCCTGCAAGTGGTCGCCCTGATGCTGCTGGCAGCGATCGCTGCCGCCGTCGTCACGACGGTCGCCGGCCGGCACCTGCCGCGCATCCACGGAACCCGCCACCACACGTCTGCCTCGGCCGGGGCGGCATCGTGAAAACGCTGTCCGCCTTGCTGGCCACCTGCCTGCTCGGTGTGGCAGGGCTGTCGCCCGACGTGGCCGCTTCGGCCGCACCGGCAAAGGAGCCCTCAGCGGCTCCCGTGCTCGACTGGAGCCGGATCGCGACGCAGTCCATCGTCGCGGGCGGGCGCCCGCCGGCCAGTTCCGAGGTGTTGATGGGCGTCGTGCACGTCGCGATCGCCGACACCGTGGCCGCGCTCGGGTACGGCAGGACATTCGTGGCCGACGTACGTCCCGATCAGCGCGCGTCCGCCGCGTCCGCGGTCGCCACGGCGACGTACGACGTACTGAAGGCTCGGGCGCCGGGGGCGTCGCTCGAGACGACGTACGCCGATTACCTCGCCGGCGTTCCGGACGGGAAGGCCAAGGCGCGCGGGATCGCGCTGGGGCGTGCGGTGGCAGCCGCAGTACTCGCGTGGCGGGCCGGTGACGGCTTCGGGAACCAGGTGACGTACGTGCAGCGGCCGCCGGGTCCGGGGGTGTGGGAACAGACCGCGCCGACTCCACCGGTCGACCTGGTGCTCACCCAGGTCAGGCCGCTGACGCTGCGGTCCCGCGCACAGTTCCGGCCTCACGGTCCGGATCCGCTGAGCAGCAAGCGGTACGCGCGTGACGTGGCCGAGGTGGCTGAAGTCGGCCGCAAGGACAGTACGACGCGGACCGCCGTACAGACGGAGAGCGCGATGTTCTGGACCGAGCACGCTGCCCAGCAGTGGAGTCGGACGTTGCTGCGCTTGGCCAGCGAGCGTGAGCTGTCACTGCCAGAGGCGGCTCGTATGCTGGCGCTGGTGCATGTGAGCGCCGGCGACGCGCTGATCGCTTGCTGGGAGGCGAAGTACCGGTACCGCTTCTGGCGTCCGGTCCATGCCATTCAACGCGCCGACACGGACGGCAACCCGCGCACCACCGCCGATCCGGCCTGGCAACCGCTCCTGGCCGCGAACCACCCCGACTACCCCTCCGGCCATGCCTGCTTCACCGGTGCGGCCACCACGGCGCTGCGGAGCTACTTCCGCACCGACCGGCTGCCCGTGACGATCGACAGCCAGGTCACGTCCACCACGCGCACCTACTCGAGCCTCACCGCCGTACGGCACGACGTCCAGGAGGCCCGAATCTTTTCCGGACTCCATTTCCGGCACGCCATGGAAGACGGTGAGCACCTCGGCGCCACCGTCGCCGAGTGGGCCACGCAGCGCCTCCGCTGACATCCGCGCGCCCCGGCCGTCGTAATGCGGTGGCCGGGGTCTGGGCGGGCGGTTAGCGTTCGGGGCATGTACGAACTGATCCCGGTGGCGGCTGCGCCTGAGTTGGACGAAGAAGCGGGGCAGCGGTTCGCGGAGGAGTGGCCGGAGTTCATCTTCCACGACGAAGGCGTGACGCCGTACCGGGAGCGGCGGGTGAAGTACTTCCGCGACTGGGAGTTCTACCTCGTCGACGAGGACCGGCGGCTGATCGCGGGCTGCTGGGGCGTGCCGCTCGCGTGGGACGGCACGGTCGAGGATCTGCCGGGTGGTTTCACGGACTCGCTGGCGCGGTCGGTGACGGCGTACGAGGAAAGCGTTGTACCGAACACGTTCGTGCTGATGGCGGCCGCCGTACGCTCCGACGAGCAGGGTCGTGGTCACGCCGGCCGCGTCATCACCGCGGTCCGCGACCGGGCTGTCGCCGGTGGTCTCGGGCAGGTGATCGCGCCGGTCCGGCCGACGCTGAAGTCGCGCTACCCGCTGACGCCCATCGAGACGTTCATGACCTGGACCCGCGAGGACGGCCTTCCGCTCGACCCCTGGCTCCGCACCCACGTCCGGCTCGGCGCGACCATCCTGGCGCCGGCCGCCGCCTCCCAGACCATGACCGGCTCGGTCGCCGACTGGGAGTCCTGGACCAAGATGCAGTTCCCGTCCACCGGCACCTACACCATCCCCGACGGCCTCACGGTCCTGCACATCGACCGCTCCGCCGACACCGGCACCTACACCGAGCCCAACATCTGGCTCCGCCACGCCTGAATCCGGCGCCCGGCCCGCCCGGCCCATCCGGCCCACCCGGCCCGCCCGGCGCGCTCAGCCGCGGGACTGCCATTCGTCGTCGAGCATCGCGTAGACGAGCTGGTCGCTCCACTCACCCTTGAAGATCTCGTCGTGCCGGAAATGCGCTTCGCGCCGCATTCCGAGCTTCTCCAGCACCCGGGCGGAGCCGACGTTGCGGGAGTCCAGTCGCCCGATGATCCGGTGCAGACCCAGCCCGGCGAAGCCGAGTCGAAGTACCACCTCGGCTGCCTCGGTGGCGAACCCGTTGCCGTGATACTCCGGATTGATCACGAACCCGATCTCGCCCTGCCGATGTTCGCCGCTCAGCCACTGCAGGTGCACTTCGCCGATCACACGATCGAGCTGCGGCCACACGACCGCCAATGAAACCGTTTTCCCGACCGCGTCCAGCGTGACCTCACCGATTTTCCGCTCGAGCACCTCCTTCACCTGCTCCGGTGTTTCCGGCTCGGCGTACAGGTAACGGGTCACGTCGTCCCGGGAACGGATCGCGCACAGGTCCTCGAGATCCGAGGGTGTGAACGGCCGCACCGTCAGGCGCGCTGTGCGGATCGGATAGTCGGGACGCAGCATCGTCATCGCGCCCGGCCAGGGACCGCCAGCGCCGCGAGACCCGAGGCGAGAACGCCTTCGACGACCTGGAGGGCGTAGGCGTTGTCAGGACCGGTCACGGCCTGGTGAGACCAGCCGATCACGTCTTCCAGCGCTCGGACATGGCGGTAATACCGGACAGCATCCTCGTCGAGGAGATGCGGTCCGTACCCAGCCAGGAACGCGTCCAACTGCCCGGGCGTGGTGGGGCCGATGTCGCCCATTCCGCCCAGCATGAACATCAGGTCCTGTTCACGCGGTGCGTAGATCACGTCGTCCCAGTCGATCAGGTGCAGTCCATCGTCGACCAGGACGTTTCCGAGGTGCGGGTCGCCGTGGCACACGACGCGCGGACCGTCCGGCGCGGGCGGCCGGTTCGTGAGCAGGTCGGCGATGACGTGCTCGTACTGCGACCACACCGCCGCCAACTCCTCCGCGACATCCCCTTCCGGAGCCTCCAGCCGCGCACGGACCTCCTCCGCGAGCGCCGGCGTACCCGCATCGATATGGCTGTGCTTCGGCAACGCGTCCCGCAACCGCGGCGGCAGTTCCGCGTCGTGCACCCGCCGCAGCATTACGCCGTACTCCGACCACTGCTCGTCCGTCAGCCCGGTCTCGCCCGCCCGCACCCCGTCGATCCACGGCGTGATCGTCAACCGCTTCTTCGCGTGGACGCTCCACAGCCCGCCCTCGGTGGTACGGATCATTTCCGGTACGCCGGGCACCCCGCTGTCCGCGAGGAACGCCGCGACCTGATGCCCCGTGTTCGTCCCGGCCCCGCTCCACTTCACGGCGTACGTGTTGGTCGCAGTACTCGCCTTCCACACCTGCGCCGCGACATCCGCGCCGTACACCACCGGCGAGAGCCCCACCACGTCGAGCCCGAAGTCCGCAAGCAACCACTTCCGCAACAACGTCACACCCACCCCGCCAGCATGCCCGCTCGACCCGCGGTCGTGCGACTGCTTTGCCGTTGAGTCAGGCGCGCGGATCGACCGTGCGCAGCATGTTGACCAGGCCTTGGATGGACTGCATCTGCTCGTCGGTCAGGGGGTCCGTCGAGAAGTGCATCAACTCGTTGCGGATTCGCCGTACGGCAGTGAGCGCGTTGAGGAACAGCTTGTGGTCGAGCTTCCACCCCAGCCGGTGAAAGGACTCCTCCGTGGCCAGGAGCCGGTTGTCGTAGGCGCCCAGCATGAGATCCGCGGCAGACTTGATCTTGTGAGGGTTGTTGGCACCCGCGCGAAGTTCTTCCAGCGTGAACGCCTCATCCGCGCGTCGCCGCAGCCTGCGCTCGATTTCCTCGATCAGTGCGATCGGGCGAGCCATCGCCGCGAACTGCAAGGTCAGGTCCGCCGTCGTGACGATGCCGGTGATGGAGACCCGGTCAGCGCCCCGGACGAGCACATACCCGAACTTGTAGATCTCGCCGACCTGCGCCAGCAGATCGGCATCGTGGTCGACGATCCGGGCGCCGACGGTGGCGTGCGCCAGCGTCACATTCGGGTAGGCGACCGACGCCTTGGCGATCGACTCCCAGCTCACGGCACGTACGCCGCCCGCCGAGTCACGGACGGCCAGCTGAGAATAGTCGTTGGCCAGCATCAGGGTGATCGCCGCGGGGAGCGACTCGTCGGAGTCGACGCCCGTCACCGGACGGTTGGCCGACTCCAGATCGCCGATCCGCAGCGAGACCGGGGGGAGTTCGTCCGCGGTCAGGATCTCGCCGCCCGGCTCGACCGCCGCGGGACCCTCCGACGGCTCAGGCTCCGTACTGATGGGAACGAGACGAATCGTGTTGTCGATCCAGCCCTCGGTGAACGGCGGGTCCGTCGTCAGCCCGCGATCGGCCAGATCGGACTCGATCGCCGCCACTGTTCCCGCGGTCCGCCGGCCTGTGTTCCACAGGGCCAGCAACTGACGGATCGTGAGTCGTGGCGCTTCCGCACTGCCGTTCGCGGCCTGGTCGAGCAACTCGTCCCGGCTCGCCGGTCCGCCGCCATCGGACTCGGACTGGTCCCGGCCCGGATCTGTGCCTGTCTCCGCCAGTTGCTGGATC includes:
- a CDS encoding HD domain-containing phosphohydrolase, with translation MGQQDPRLAELLCALSVALDVAMDQRPEKSIRSCLVATRLADRLGVPDKRTVYYATLLRHLGCTATAHEEAHLMGPRAGELRPQAEQTDTASFGESLALLRQVGRGTGVRRLQYVARTLKAGDDDILRAICEVGSMLAERLALGPAVVEALYQNLERWDGKGRPRGLVGGEIAIATRIAEVATQAVIYLDGAKLRQRQGSWLDPEVVAAYDDSLVADLDDIDVWEAVVDAEPQPWRRVADLDELARTFAYFVDLKSPYLFGHSTGVAALADQAAGLLGVSDDERAALRRAALLHDLGRVGVPTAVWERPGPLRRSDWEQVRLHPYQSGRILGRSAVLQPIAALAAAHHEKLDGSGYPRQVNGTELSTAARLLAAADCYQALTEDRPHRSAHSPVGAAEILLGQVTAGRLDAECVKAVLAVAGQQVPGHRLTRPAGLTEREVEVLRLVARGASNADVARELVVSRRTAEHHVQHIYGKIGVSTRAGAALFAMQHGLFTP
- a CDS encoding phytanoyl-CoA dioxygenase family protein, giving the protein MPHPHRKHLLTSVQVAHFVATGSLRMDAVVPDDMNQQAIEVLNNGIPGVPYGTPLSEAFTDSDFVQRLVQLPEVAGAIHSLVGPEPTVDHHAVHIRKAHEGEAQNLHGDAIIDVRTDAFDVQLMYYPQDVTLEMGGTLSVPGSHLRRTNESDTGRYQNLLGQTRLVCPAGTVQFLHHGIWHGGRKNDSDLDRYMFKIRFNPTVRQVRLWNTDDLYDEQVAAELEQGFPWYENATGRLERYNRIKLWQALTGDDTYDPNYWVTRVENRPQRVVAQRVNNPHAKHATGKKEMV
- a CDS encoding AraC family transcriptional regulator; the encoded protein is MLELHLAQPPEVVNVGAGIHGVRGRRDVFRLPDLWQLHLYNYSADLTLLGTTYSVAPGHVSLTPAGTQVQFDYRGRSEHLYAHFRPVVTGDPSYVPVVQDAGEAAPLLSGLLRAAIESSPSGGARTTAEVWTALWRIAELTPATTETGHPAVATAIAYIEANLAQPLTVPGLARVAGVSHNHLTRLFRQETGSTVIAYIRRRRVTRARHLLTSSTLSIPAIAASVGIPDLQAFNKTCRRELGTSPRAVRQSTSAPPP
- a CDS encoding helix-turn-helix transcriptional regulator, with the translated sequence MVEQLTVTERDLRRMFDVIDRGQQAGPDEVYPRALLQALRELIPADDATFQVSRPVDREFVAYEEAHEQDVDPGEGWEDLFWRSYWEHDVCSRPQRTGDDQSVWKVSDYLSARQLARSSAGEWFRVIGMRSEITVPFPATGAEDRRLMLFRGPGPDFSERERLLLRMLRPHLIEVHRDLGRRRAGIPDLTSRQLQLLRLVAEGHSNTQIARRLFVAEGTVRKHLENIYQRLGVTSRTAAVATAFPLTRSA
- a CDS encoding vanadium-dependent haloperoxidase, whose product is MKTLSALLATCLLGVAGLSPDVAASAAPAKEPSAAPVLDWSRIATQSIVAGGRPPASSEVLMGVVHVAIADTVAALGYGRTFVADVRPDQRASAASAVATATYDVLKARAPGASLETTYADYLAGVPDGKAKARGIALGRAVAAAVLAWRAGDGFGNQVTYVQRPPGPGVWEQTAPTPPVDLVLTQVRPLTLRSRAQFRPHGPDPLSSKRYARDVAEVAEVGRKDSTTRTAVQTESAMFWTEHAAQQWSRTLLRLASERELSLPEAARMLALVHVSAGDALIACWEAKYRYRFWRPVHAIQRADTDGNPRTTADPAWQPLLAANHPDYPSGHACFTGAATTALRSYFRTDRLPVTIDSQVTSTTRTYSSLTAVRHDVQEARIFSGLHFRHAMEDGEHLGATVAEWATQRLR
- a CDS encoding GNAT family N-acetyltransferase, translating into MTMLRPDYPIRTARLTVRPFTPSDLEDLCAIRSRDDVTRYLYAEPETPEQVKEVLERKIGEVTLDAVGKTVSLAVVWPQLDRVIGEVHLQWLSGEHRQGEIGFVINPEYHGNGFATEAAEVVLRLGFAGLGLHRIIGRLDSRNVGSARVLEKLGMRREAHFRHDEIFKGEWSDQLVYAMLDDEWQSRG
- a CDS encoding phosphotransferase: MGVTLLRKWLLADFGLDVVGLSPVVYGADVAAQVWKASTATNTYAVKWSGAGTNTGHQVAAFLADSGVPGVPEMIRTTEGGLWSVHAKKRLTITPWIDGVRAGETGLTDEQWSEYGVMLRRVHDAELPPRLRDALPKHSHIDAGTPALAEEVRARLEAPEGDVAEELAAVWSQYEHVIADLLTNRPPAPDGPRVVCHGDPHLGNVLVDDGLHLIDWDDVIYAPREQDLMFMLGGMGDIGPTTPGQLDAFLAGYGPHLLDEDAVRYYRHVRALEDVIGWSHQAVTGPDNAYALQVVEGVLASGLAALAVPGRAR
- a CDS encoding restriction endonuclease, with amino-acid sequence MGEISAAWMVRAGRSGERAEAAIAEGLAIAGWVELGDLSEIKTRSELREAVRTTYPDRSNAVIGNWTGQLWRFLTRIQVGDLLVVPRNRDQIAIGTVTGPYEYRADADPNLRHVRPVKWSRTDVSRSTDVLPDLQNSMGSLLTVFGLKRHDAVRRIQQLAETGTDPGRDQSESDGGGPASRDELLDQAANGSAEAPRLTIRQLLALWNTGRRTAGTVAAIESDLADRGLTTDPPFTEGWIDNTIRLVPISTEPEPSEGPAAVEPGGEILTADELPPVSLRIGDLESANRPVTGVDSDESLPAAITLMLANDYSQLAVRDSAGGVRAVSWESIAKASVAYPNVTLAHATVGARIVDHDADLLAQVGEIYKFGYVLVRGADRVSITGIVTTADLTLQFAAMARPIALIEEIERRLRRRADEAFTLEELRAGANNPHKIKSAADLMLGAYDNRLLATEESFHRLGWKLDHKLFLNALTAVRRIRNELMHFSTDPLTDEQMQSIQGLVNMLRTVDPRA